In a genomic window of Telopea speciosissima isolate NSW1024214 ecotype Mountain lineage chromosome 5, Tspe_v1, whole genome shotgun sequence:
- the LOC122663026 gene encoding uncharacterized protein LOC122663026, with protein sequence MWGRRKRLLVLFTPRARARRVVGESTINKSPPLPVEEPLFDRACADGLASGSALNQRQIPVDNHCSRCGSAPETIEHILLYCPFARAVWFGSSLSAVILADVLGKSRYEEVTSHCSFIAWNLWCSRNDLLFGMKELTLAEVIVVARAACIEFLSTSNQKPLGQSRLAVSDKFNFTRILEGEAIAIREGLLEAISEGTYNLLLESDNQEIITYLKDTSKSLPLSVRPVVEDIRHLASYLDSCQFLYISRAANAVTNSLARRAKSIMDKTVWPNFDPCLTVPVGTEDSCVIRSIQ encoded by the exons ATGTGGGGACGCAGAAAACGCCTGCTGGTACTCTTCACTCCCAGGGCTCGTGCTAGGAGGGTGGTCGGCGAAAGCACCATCAACAAATCTCCCCCACtgccggttgaggaacctctcttcgaCAG GGCATGTGCTGATGGACTCGCATCAGGCTCGGCTTTGAACCAACGACAAATCCCTGTGGATAATCATTGTTCTCGTTGTGGATCGGCACCTGAAACCATTGAGCATATTCTGCTATACTGCCCTTTTGCAAGGGCTGTATGGTTTGGTTCAAGCCTATCTGCGGTTATTCTTGCTGATG TTCTTGGGAAGAGTAGATATGAAGAAGTTACATCTCACTGCTCCTTCATTGCTTGGAACTTATGGTGTTCGCGAAATGACTTACTCTTTGGGATGAAGGAATTGACGCTGGCCGAGGTAATAGTTGTCGCACGAGCTGCTTGTATTGAGTTTCTTTCGACGAGTAATCAG AAACCATTGGGTCAATCCCGCCTTGCTGTTTCAGATAAGTTCAACTTCACCCGTATATTGGAGGGTGAGGCAATTGCAATCAGGGAAGGTCTCTTAGAAGCTATATCTGAAGGCACTTATAATTTATTGTTGGAGAGTGACAACCAAGAGATCATCACTTATCTGAAGGATACTTCCAAGAGTTTGCCTTTATCCGTTCGTCCAGTGGTTGAGGATATAAGGCATCTTGCTTCTTACCTGGATAGTTGTCAGTTTTTGTACATTTCAAGGGCTGCTAATGCTGTTACAAATTCCCTTGCAAGGAGGGCCAAGTCCATTATGGATAAGACTGTTTGGCCCAATTTCGATCCATGTCTAACTGTGCCAGTTGGGACAGAGGACTCGTGTGTAATCCGTTCTATTCAATAG